From the Spirochaetaceae bacterium genome, the window CCATCATCGTCAGCAGCAGAAGCAACCCGGGAAACGCGTTCCAGGCATCGACGAATCTCTGCACGGTCAGGTCCAGCTTGCCGCCGACGAATCCCGATAGGCCGCCGATCAGGGTACTGACCACGATGCTGATGGTGGTCACGGCCAGCCCGACAAGCACGGAGATGCGGGCCCCGAAAATGAGGCGGCTGAGCAGGTCCCGTCCGGCCTGGTCGGTGCCCAGCAGGTAGTTGGCCGATGGGCCCTGAAGCCGGTCTATCAGGTGTATTTCGTTATATGGGTAGGGGGAGACGTAACCGCCGAAGACCGCCACCAGGAGCAGCAGCACGATGACCATTCCGCTGGCAAAACCGAGCGGCTTCTCCTTGACCAGCCTGACGAAGAAACTGGCCACCGCGCTCCGTCTCCTCGGCGCACGCACGTCGGCGGATTGCACCTGTGGCATCACTGGTAGCGAATCCGCGGATCAAAGTAGGGATAGAGCATGTCGATGAGGAGGGCGCTCAGCAGCACCGCGGAAGCCAGAATCAGGTTTATGGCGGAGACGACCGGGTAGTCTCTGAAATCGAGGGCCTCGATGAACAGACGGCCTATCCCCGGCAGCACGAATATCTCCTCCAGGATGACCGACCCACCGATCAGCAGCGGGAGCTGCATGCCGATCAGGGTAAGCACCGGGATGAACGCGTTCTTGGTGGCGTGTCTGATGATGACCACTCTCTCCTTGAGGCCCTTCGACCAGGCCGTCCTGATGTAGTCCTGCCGGAGCACCTCCAGCATCATGGTGCGCGTCATCCGCATGGTGGCGGCCGACATGGCCGTGCCCAGAATCAACGCCGGGATGAAGAACATCCCGAGATTTCCCAACGGGTCTTGCTTGAACTTGATCAGTTCCACCGGCGGCGACCAGCCCCACCAGATTGCCGGGTACAGCATGACCATCATGCCCAGCCAGAAGTTCGGGGTCGCCATTCCGATCACGGCCGCGGTACGCCCCACGTAGTCGGCGGCGGTATCCTGGCGGACCGCCGAATAGATGCCGACCGGCAGCGCGATGACGAGACCGATTACGATTGCCATGACACCAAGCTGAATGGATACCGGCAACCTCCCCGCGATCCGCTCCCCTATCGGCCAACCACCGAACAGCGATTCGCCAAAGCTGCCGCGCAGGAGAATATCTCCTATCCAGCGTCCATACTGCACGTGGACGGGGACGTCCAATCCCATCATCTGCCGGACAAGGTCCTCGTCGATTACTCCCCCTTCCCACCACATCGCGTCCGCTATCAGGTCTACGATATCGCCCGGGATGAAGCGCACGGCGAGGAAGACAATCGCGGTCAATATGAACATGGTGGGAATCAGGAGGAGCAACCGCCTGATCAGATAGGCTCTCATGTGACACGCCTCGAGCACGGAGCCGGGAAGCGTGCGTGCAAGCGACCGCCTCCCAGCTCCGCAGCAGTAAACTACTAATTCCCCGTCGACGCCTCCTTCAGTTCACTGTCGATCCAGAGGCGGGCGAAAAACGAATTACGTTCACCGAGTCCCATACTTGATTCACCGGAGAAGCTCTGCACCCACGGCTGATTCACGCTGAACCTGGGGGAGATCGATTTTACCAGGCCGAAGTGCTCCCGTACGGTGATCTCATCGGCTTCTCTGATAATACTCTGAAGCTCCTCGAGCTCGATGCTGGCCATGGCGGCGTCGTGCAGCTCCTTCAGACGCGTGCACTGTGCCTTGGTGTAGCTGAAGTCATTGAGATTCTGGCACACGGAATCGATAATGTTTTGCCGTAGGAAATTTCCATATCCGCCACTCAGAAGCTCCCACTCAGCCGTCTCGGCCCGGTTCCGAGCTCCTGACTCAGCGGTAGTCTGCATGACCAGCTCGCCGGCCACGCCGATGGCTTCGAAGTACCCGATGATCAGCTCGGGATGGGTCGGTTCGAACCGGTCGTGCAGGGCCAGCTTGACCTTGAACCTGATGCCGTCGGCGCCGCGCGGATACCCGGCCTCATCGAGCAGCGCTTCGGCGTCTTCCGGCCGATACTCATACTCACGTTTCACATCTTCCGGCCACTCTTCATATGGCCAGGCCGAACCGGTCTGAGACTGCAGCAACAAACCATACGGTGCCGGTCTTCCATGACCCCTGAAGTAGGTTTCGGAGATCGTCTCGCGGTCCACTGCCATCTGCAGTGCCTTGCGTACTAAGACGTCGTCGGTAGGCGACATCGCATGGTTGAACAGGAAAATGCCGTCCGGTCCCCGATACAGAGACCAGACTTCGATTTCGGGGTTGGTTCTCTGCAGCGTCTCCAGATCGTCGATGGAGTAAATGGCGGCATCTCCGGTGTTGCTCATGATGTCGACCTTCGCCGTGCGCAGGGCCGCCAGACGCGTCGACATGTCCGGCATGAGGAGGGCTCGGTAGGTGTCGATGTAGGGCAGGCGGTTGTCCGGAAACTTCTCGTCGAAGCCCCAGTAGTTGGGGTTCTTCTCCCAGGTCGCGGAACTGCCCTCCACGTAATCGACCAGCATCAAGGGTCCGGTGCCGACCAGGGTCTTCCAGTCCTTGGCGTCGCCGTATTTCTCGACCTGCTCGGGGGCGTGCACGTAATAGTAGTTGCGCAGCATTTTCCCCAACACGTCGTATCCAGGCTTCGCCAGCTTGATCTCGACCGTCCAGTCGTCGGTGGCCGTTACCGATTCGATGTCCACACCCATGGTGATCGCGCTGACCGCGGCGTTCGGGCCGTCCTCGGTGAAGTCGCCCATGCCGAGATAGCGGTGATAGTTCCACACGATGTCATGGGCATCGAGCTGCCGACCGTTCATCGGCTCCTTGTCATGCCAGTGAACGCCCTGACGGATGTTCCAGATGAACGTCAGGTCATCGGGCATCGACCAGCTTTCCGCCAGATTTCCCTTGGAGACCTCGGGCCGGTCACTCTGAGTACCATCCCAGATGTCCCTGCTCACCGCCCAGTTGATGTGGGTCATCTTCTCGGAAACGCCACTGATGAAGTGCATCGCCCAGCCGAGATTCCACCAGTTGTCGGGACTCGGAGGAAACACCGTGGTGGGCCAGGTGAGGGTCCCGCCATACTCCGGCGCGGTCAGCATCCTGCCGGTGGCCGGGTCGAGCACCATCTCCTTGTCGGTCGCGGCTGCCGACCCCTCCTCCGCGCCGCTTGCCCAGAGGCCGGTTGCGCTCAGAATCAGGACCAGCGCAACCGCGAAGGTCATTCGAGTTATTAC encodes:
- a CDS encoding ABC transporter permease, producing MRAYLIRRLLLLIPTMFILTAIVFLAVRFIPGDIVDLIADAMWWEGGVIDEDLVRQMMGLDVPVHVQYGRWIGDILLRGSFGESLFGGWPIGERIAGRLPVSIQLGVMAIVIGLVIALPVGIYSAVRQDTAADYVGRTAAVIGMATPNFWLGMMVMLYPAIWWGWSPPVELIKFKQDPLGNLGMFFIPALILGTAMSAATMRMTRTMMLEVLRQDYIRTAWSKGLKERVVIIRHATKNAFIPVLTLIGMQLPLLIGGSVILEEIFVLPGIGRLFIEALDFRDYPVVSAINLILASAVLLSALLIDMLYPYFDPRIRYQ
- a CDS encoding ABC transporter substrate-binding protein, whose translation is MTFAVALVLILSATGLWASGAEEGSAAATDKEMVLDPATGRMLTAPEYGGTLTWPTTVFPPSPDNWWNLGWAMHFISGVSEKMTHINWAVSRDIWDGTQSDRPEVSKGNLAESWSMPDDLTFIWNIRQGVHWHDKEPMNGRQLDAHDIVWNYHRYLGMGDFTEDGPNAAVSAITMGVDIESVTATDDWTVEIKLAKPGYDVLGKMLRNYYYVHAPEQVEKYGDAKDWKTLVGTGPLMLVDYVEGSSATWEKNPNYWGFDEKFPDNRLPYIDTYRALLMPDMSTRLAALRTAKVDIMSNTGDAAIYSIDDLETLQRTNPEIEVWSLYRGPDGIFLFNHAMSPTDDVLVRKALQMAVDRETISETYFRGHGRPAPYGLLLQSQTGSAWPYEEWPEDVKREYEYRPEDAEALLDEAGYPRGADGIRFKVKLALHDRFEPTHPELIIGYFEAIGVAGELVMQTTAESGARNRAETAEWELLSGGYGNFLRQNIIDSVCQNLNDFSYTKAQCTRLKELHDAAMASIELEELQSIIREADEITVREHFGLVKSISPRFSVNQPWVQSFSGESSMGLGERNSFFARLWIDSELKEASTGN